The following coding sequences are from one Canis lupus baileyi chromosome 19, mCanLup2.hap1, whole genome shotgun sequence window:
- the RGL3 gene encoding ral guanine nucleotide dissociation stimulator-like 3 isoform X5: MDRTAGKELALAPLQDWGEETEDGAVYSVSLRRQLSQRLSRGTGPAGCQAPRPAADAFVHYRTSKVRALRAARLERLVRELVSGDREQDPGFVPAFLATHRAFVSTARVLGLLLPPPPPPLPPGIEIEKTEGGGLRVNKNLRAVVSVLGSWLRDHPQDFRDPPTHPDLGSVCTFLGWAAPAGPEAQEAEKLLGDFLEEAERKQEEEQPESRTGPPGAAQTPRPDSPEGCSEEEEGPAREGPELLDFGVDEVAEQLTLMDVELFSKVRPCECLGSVWSQRDRPGATSTAPTVRATVTQFNMVIGCVLGSVLGEQGLAAPQRAQRLEKWIQIAQRCRELRNFSSLRAILSALQSNPIYRLKRSWGAVSRERLSTFRKLSQIFSDENNHLSSREMLSQEEATESPQEEDTLLGSLPSKLPPGPVPYLGTFLTDLVMLDTALPDMLEGDLINFEKRRKEWEILAHIQQLQKRCRSYCLSPRAPVLAALRDQRQLSEEQSYRVSRVIEPPAASCPSSPRIRRRISLTKRLSAKLSRERGSSPGGSPGDPSSPASSLSPGSPPSSPRSRDPPPGSPPASPGPQSPSTKLTSQDKAPSVVQRALQKHNVAQPWARDYQLFQVLPGDRELLIPDNANVFYAMSPAAPGDFVLRRKEGARPTTTVSSP; the protein is encoded by the exons ATGGATCGGACAGCGGGCAAGGAGCTCGCCCTG GCGCCGCTGCAGGACTGGGGCGAGGAGACCGAGGACGGAGCGGTGTACAGCGTCTCGCTGCGTCGGCAGCTCAGTCAGCGCCTGAGCCGGGGGACCGGGCCCGCGGGCTGCCAG GCCCCCCGCCCCGCTGCGGACGCCTTCGTCCACTACCGCACGAGCAAGGTGCGGGCGCTGAGGGCGGCGAGGCTGGAGCGGCTGGTGCGGGAACTGGTGTCTGGAGACCGCGAGCAGGACCCCGGCTTCGTACCTGCCTTCCTGGCCACTCACAGGGCTTTTGTGTCCACTGCCCGCGTGCTGGGCCTTCTCctgccgccaccgccaccgccctTGCCTCCAGG GATAGAGATCgagaagacagagggaggaggtCTGCGTGTCAACAAGAACTTAAG GGCTGTGGTATCCGTGCTGGGCTCCTGGCTTCGGGATCACCCTCAGGATTTCCGGGATCCCCCTACCCACCCGGACCTAGGCAGCGTCTGCACCTTTCTGGGCTGGGCGGCCCCAGCAGGGCCAGAGGCCCAGGAGGCAGAGAAGCTGCTAGGAGATTTCCTGGAGGAGGCTGAGCGaaagcaggaagaggagcagccTGAGTCACGGACAG GACCTCCTGGCGCTGCCCAGACCCCTCGCCCCGACTCCCCGGAAGGCTGCTCGGAAGAGGAGGAAGGACCAGCGCGGGAAGGCCCTGAGCTCCTAGACTTTGGCGTAGATGAAGTGGCCGAACAGCTGACCCTGATGGATGTG GAGCTCTTTTCGAAGGTCCGGCCCTGCGAGTGCCTGGGCTCGGTGTGGTCACAGCGGGACCGTCCAGGGGCCACAAGCACTGCCCCCACTGTGCGTGCCACTGTGACCCAGTTCAACATGGTGATCGGTTGCGTGCTGGGCTCGGTGCTGGGAGAGCAGGGCCTGGCCGCCCCGCAGAGGGCGCAGCGGCTGGAGAAGTGGATCCAAATCGCCCAG CGCTGCAGGGAACTGCGGAACTTCTCCTCCCTGCGCGCGATCCTGTCCGCCCTGCAGTCCAACCCCATATACCGGCTCAAGCGGAGCTGGGGCGCCGTCAGCcg GGAACGGTTATCCACTTTCAGAAAACTTTCGCAGATTTTCTCCGACGAGAACAACCACCTCAGTAGTAGAGAGATGCTTTCCCAG GAGGAGGCCACCGAGAGCCCCCAAGAGGAGGACACCCTCCTAGGAAGCCTGCCCTCA AAACTGCCCCCAGGCCCTGTCCCCTACCTTGGCACCTTTCTCACGGACCTGGTTATGCTGGACACAGCCCTGCCGGATATGCTGGAG GGGGATCTCATCAACTttgagaagaggaggaag GAGTGGGAGATCCTGGCCCACATCCAGCAGCTGCAGAAGCGGTGTCGGAGCTATTGCCTGAGTCCCCGTGCACCCGTCCTGGCTGCCCTGCGCGACCAGCGCCAGCTCAGCGAGGAGCAGAG CTACCGTGTCTCCCGTGTCATTGAgccacccgctgcctcctgccccagctccccacGTATCCGGCGGCGAATCAGCCTCACCAAGCGCCTCAGTGC AAAGCTGTCCCGAGAGAGGGGCTCATCCCCTGGTGGGAGTCCTGGGGACCCCTCATCTCCTGCCTCCAG TCTGTCCCCAGGGTCTCCCCCATCTAGTCCTAGAAGCAGAGACCCTCCTCCAGGCAGTCCCCCGGCCTCTCCagggccccagagccccagcaCCAAG CTCACGAGCCAGGACAAGGCCCCCAGTGTGGTGCAACGAGCCCTACAAAAGCACAatgtggcccagccctgggcgcGTGACTACCAGCTCTTCCAAGTCCTTCCAGGGGACCGGG AGCTCCTGATCCCTGACAACGCCAATGTCTTCTATGCAATGAGTCCAGCCGCCCCTGGAGACTTTGTGCTGCGGCGGAAGGAGGGGGCCCGGCCCACAACCACAGTCTCCTCACCCTGA
- the RGL3 gene encoding ral guanine nucleotide dissociation stimulator-like 3 isoform X3 has protein sequence MDRTAGKELALAPLQDWGEETEDGAVYSVSLRRQLSQRLSRGTGPAGCQAPRPAADAFVHYRTSKVRALRAARLERLVRELVSGDREQDPGFVPAFLATHRAFVSTARVLGLLLPPPPPPLPPGIEIEKTEGGGLRVNKNLRAVVSVLGSWLRDHPQDFRDPPTHPDLGSVCTFLGWAAPAGPEAQEAEKLLGDFLEEAERKQEEEQPESRTGPPGAAQTPRPDSPEGCSEEEEGPAREGPELLDFGVDEVAEQLTLMDVELFSKVRPCECLGSVWSQRDRPGATSTAPTVRATVTQFNMVIGCVLGSVLGEQGLAAPQRAQRLEKWIQIAQRCRELRNFSSLRAILSALQSNPIYRLKRSWGAVSRERLSTFRKLSQIFSDENNHLSSREMLSQEEATESPQEEDTLLGSLPSGDLINFEKRRKEWEILAHIQQLQKRCRSYCLSPRAPVLAALRDQRQLSEEQSYRVSRVIEPPAASCPSSPRIRRRISLTKRLSAKLSRERGSSPGGSPGDPSSPASSLSPGSPPSSPRSRDPPPGSPPASPGPQSPSTKLLPLSLDPPGLRPSALPLSSSHISLPGQQGSEARVIRVSIDNDHGNLYRSILLTSQDKAPSVVQRALQKHNVAQPWARDYQLFQVLPGDRELLIPDNANVFYAMSPAAPGDFVLRRKEGARPTTTVSSP, from the exons ATGGATCGGACAGCGGGCAAGGAGCTCGCCCTG GCGCCGCTGCAGGACTGGGGCGAGGAGACCGAGGACGGAGCGGTGTACAGCGTCTCGCTGCGTCGGCAGCTCAGTCAGCGCCTGAGCCGGGGGACCGGGCCCGCGGGCTGCCAG GCCCCCCGCCCCGCTGCGGACGCCTTCGTCCACTACCGCACGAGCAAGGTGCGGGCGCTGAGGGCGGCGAGGCTGGAGCGGCTGGTGCGGGAACTGGTGTCTGGAGACCGCGAGCAGGACCCCGGCTTCGTACCTGCCTTCCTGGCCACTCACAGGGCTTTTGTGTCCACTGCCCGCGTGCTGGGCCTTCTCctgccgccaccgccaccgccctTGCCTCCAGG GATAGAGATCgagaagacagagggaggaggtCTGCGTGTCAACAAGAACTTAAG GGCTGTGGTATCCGTGCTGGGCTCCTGGCTTCGGGATCACCCTCAGGATTTCCGGGATCCCCCTACCCACCCGGACCTAGGCAGCGTCTGCACCTTTCTGGGCTGGGCGGCCCCAGCAGGGCCAGAGGCCCAGGAGGCAGAGAAGCTGCTAGGAGATTTCCTGGAGGAGGCTGAGCGaaagcaggaagaggagcagccTGAGTCACGGACAG GACCTCCTGGCGCTGCCCAGACCCCTCGCCCCGACTCCCCGGAAGGCTGCTCGGAAGAGGAGGAAGGACCAGCGCGGGAAGGCCCTGAGCTCCTAGACTTTGGCGTAGATGAAGTGGCCGAACAGCTGACCCTGATGGATGTG GAGCTCTTTTCGAAGGTCCGGCCCTGCGAGTGCCTGGGCTCGGTGTGGTCACAGCGGGACCGTCCAGGGGCCACAAGCACTGCCCCCACTGTGCGTGCCACTGTGACCCAGTTCAACATGGTGATCGGTTGCGTGCTGGGCTCGGTGCTGGGAGAGCAGGGCCTGGCCGCCCCGCAGAGGGCGCAGCGGCTGGAGAAGTGGATCCAAATCGCCCAG CGCTGCAGGGAACTGCGGAACTTCTCCTCCCTGCGCGCGATCCTGTCCGCCCTGCAGTCCAACCCCATATACCGGCTCAAGCGGAGCTGGGGCGCCGTCAGCcg GGAACGGTTATCCACTTTCAGAAAACTTTCGCAGATTTTCTCCGACGAGAACAACCACCTCAGTAGTAGAGAGATGCTTTCCCAG GAGGAGGCCACCGAGAGCCCCCAAGAGGAGGACACCCTCCTAGGAAGCCTGCCCTCA GGGGATCTCATCAACTttgagaagaggaggaag GAGTGGGAGATCCTGGCCCACATCCAGCAGCTGCAGAAGCGGTGTCGGAGCTATTGCCTGAGTCCCCGTGCACCCGTCCTGGCTGCCCTGCGCGACCAGCGCCAGCTCAGCGAGGAGCAGAG CTACCGTGTCTCCCGTGTCATTGAgccacccgctgcctcctgccccagctccccacGTATCCGGCGGCGAATCAGCCTCACCAAGCGCCTCAGTGC AAAGCTGTCCCGAGAGAGGGGCTCATCCCCTGGTGGGAGTCCTGGGGACCCCTCATCTCCTGCCTCCAG TCTGTCCCCAGGGTCTCCCCCATCTAGTCCTAGAAGCAGAGACCCTCCTCCAGGCAGTCCCCCGGCCTCTCCagggccccagagccccagcaCCAAG CTGCTGCCCTTGAGCCTGGACCCGCCAGGCCTCCGCCCCTCGGCTCTGCCCCTGAGCAGCTCTCACATCTCCTTACCGGGGCAGCAGGGATCAGAGGCTCGAGTCATCCGAGTCAGCATTGACAATGACCACGGGAACCTGTATCGGAGCATCTTG CTCACGAGCCAGGACAAGGCCCCCAGTGTGGTGCAACGAGCCCTACAAAAGCACAatgtggcccagccctgggcgcGTGACTACCAGCTCTTCCAAGTCCTTCCAGGGGACCGGG AGCTCCTGATCCCTGACAACGCCAATGTCTTCTATGCAATGAGTCCAGCCGCCCCTGGAGACTTTGTGCTGCGGCGGAAGGAGGGGGCCCGGCCCACAACCACAGTCTCCTCACCCTGA
- the RGL3 gene encoding ral guanine nucleotide dissociation stimulator-like 3 isoform X4 produces MDRTAGKELALAPLQDWGEETEDGAVYSVSLRRQLSQRLSRGTGPAGCQAPRPAADAFVHYRTSKVRALRAARLERLVRELVSGDREQDPGFVPAFLATHRAFVSTARVLGLLLPPPPPPLPPGIEIEKTEGGGLRVNKNLRAVVSVLGSWLRDHPQDFRDPPTHPDLGSVCTFLGWAAPAGPEAQEAEKLLGDFLEEAERKQEEEQPESRTGPPGAAQTPRPDSPEGCSEEEEGPAREGPELLDFGVDEVAEQLTLMDVELFSKVRPCECLGSVWSQRDRPGATSTAPTVRATVTQFNMVIGCVLGSVLGEQGLAAPQRAQRLEKWIQIAQRCRELRNFSSLRAILSALQSNPIYRLKRSWGAVSRERLSTFRKLSQIFSDENNHLSSREMLSQEEATESPQEEDTLLGSLPSGDLINFEKRRKQLQKRCRSYCLSPRAPVLAALRDQRQLSEEQSYRVSRVIEPPAASCPSSPRIRRRISLTKRLSAKLSRERGSSPGGSPGDPSSPASSLSPGSPPSSPRSRDPPPGSPPASPGPQSPSTKLLPLSLDPPGLRPSALPLSSSHISLPGQQGSEARVIRVSIDNDHGNLYRSILLTSQDKAPSVVQRALQKHNVAQPWARDYQLFQVLPGDRELLIPDNANVFYAMSPAAPGDFVLRRKEGARPTTTVSSP; encoded by the exons ATGGATCGGACAGCGGGCAAGGAGCTCGCCCTG GCGCCGCTGCAGGACTGGGGCGAGGAGACCGAGGACGGAGCGGTGTACAGCGTCTCGCTGCGTCGGCAGCTCAGTCAGCGCCTGAGCCGGGGGACCGGGCCCGCGGGCTGCCAG GCCCCCCGCCCCGCTGCGGACGCCTTCGTCCACTACCGCACGAGCAAGGTGCGGGCGCTGAGGGCGGCGAGGCTGGAGCGGCTGGTGCGGGAACTGGTGTCTGGAGACCGCGAGCAGGACCCCGGCTTCGTACCTGCCTTCCTGGCCACTCACAGGGCTTTTGTGTCCACTGCCCGCGTGCTGGGCCTTCTCctgccgccaccgccaccgccctTGCCTCCAGG GATAGAGATCgagaagacagagggaggaggtCTGCGTGTCAACAAGAACTTAAG GGCTGTGGTATCCGTGCTGGGCTCCTGGCTTCGGGATCACCCTCAGGATTTCCGGGATCCCCCTACCCACCCGGACCTAGGCAGCGTCTGCACCTTTCTGGGCTGGGCGGCCCCAGCAGGGCCAGAGGCCCAGGAGGCAGAGAAGCTGCTAGGAGATTTCCTGGAGGAGGCTGAGCGaaagcaggaagaggagcagccTGAGTCACGGACAG GACCTCCTGGCGCTGCCCAGACCCCTCGCCCCGACTCCCCGGAAGGCTGCTCGGAAGAGGAGGAAGGACCAGCGCGGGAAGGCCCTGAGCTCCTAGACTTTGGCGTAGATGAAGTGGCCGAACAGCTGACCCTGATGGATGTG GAGCTCTTTTCGAAGGTCCGGCCCTGCGAGTGCCTGGGCTCGGTGTGGTCACAGCGGGACCGTCCAGGGGCCACAAGCACTGCCCCCACTGTGCGTGCCACTGTGACCCAGTTCAACATGGTGATCGGTTGCGTGCTGGGCTCGGTGCTGGGAGAGCAGGGCCTGGCCGCCCCGCAGAGGGCGCAGCGGCTGGAGAAGTGGATCCAAATCGCCCAG CGCTGCAGGGAACTGCGGAACTTCTCCTCCCTGCGCGCGATCCTGTCCGCCCTGCAGTCCAACCCCATATACCGGCTCAAGCGGAGCTGGGGCGCCGTCAGCcg GGAACGGTTATCCACTTTCAGAAAACTTTCGCAGATTTTCTCCGACGAGAACAACCACCTCAGTAGTAGAGAGATGCTTTCCCAG GAGGAGGCCACCGAGAGCCCCCAAGAGGAGGACACCCTCCTAGGAAGCCTGCCCTCA GGGGATCTCATCAACTttgagaagaggaggaag CAGCTGCAGAAGCGGTGTCGGAGCTATTGCCTGAGTCCCCGTGCACCCGTCCTGGCTGCCCTGCGCGACCAGCGCCAGCTCAGCGAGGAGCAGAG CTACCGTGTCTCCCGTGTCATTGAgccacccgctgcctcctgccccagctccccacGTATCCGGCGGCGAATCAGCCTCACCAAGCGCCTCAGTGC AAAGCTGTCCCGAGAGAGGGGCTCATCCCCTGGTGGGAGTCCTGGGGACCCCTCATCTCCTGCCTCCAG TCTGTCCCCAGGGTCTCCCCCATCTAGTCCTAGAAGCAGAGACCCTCCTCCAGGCAGTCCCCCGGCCTCTCCagggccccagagccccagcaCCAAG CTGCTGCCCTTGAGCCTGGACCCGCCAGGCCTCCGCCCCTCGGCTCTGCCCCTGAGCAGCTCTCACATCTCCTTACCGGGGCAGCAGGGATCAGAGGCTCGAGTCATCCGAGTCAGCATTGACAATGACCACGGGAACCTGTATCGGAGCATCTTG CTCACGAGCCAGGACAAGGCCCCCAGTGTGGTGCAACGAGCCCTACAAAAGCACAatgtggcccagccctgggcgcGTGACTACCAGCTCTTCCAAGTCCTTCCAGGGGACCGGG AGCTCCTGATCCCTGACAACGCCAATGTCTTCTATGCAATGAGTCCAGCCGCCCCTGGAGACTTTGTGCTGCGGCGGAAGGAGGGGGCCCGGCCCACAACCACAGTCTCCTCACCCTGA
- the RGL3 gene encoding ral guanine nucleotide dissociation stimulator-like 3 isoform X6, translated as MDRTAGKELALAPLQDWGEETEDGAVYSVSLRRQLSQRLSRGTGPAGCQAPRPAADAFVHYRTSKVRALRAARLERLVRELVSGDREQDPGFVPAFLATHRAFVSTARVLGLLLPPPPPPLPPGIEIEKTEGGGLRVNKNLRAVVSVLGSWLRDHPQDFRDPPTHPDLGSVCTFLGWAAPAGPEAQEAEKLLGDFLEEAERKQEEEQPESRTGPPGAAQTPRPDSPEGCSEEEEGPAREGPELLDFGVDEVAEQLTLMDVELFSKVRPCECLGSVWSQRDRPGATSTAPTVRATVTQFNMVIGCVLGSVLGEQGLAAPQRAQRLEKWIQIAQRCRELRNFSSLRAILSALQSNPIYRLKRSWGAVSRERLSTFRKLSQIFSDENNHLSSREMLSQEEATESPQEEDTLLGSLPSKLPPGPVPYLGTFLTDLVMLDTALPDMLEGDLINFEKRRKEWEILAHIQQLQKRCRSYCLSPRAPVLAALRDQRQLSEEQSYRVSRVIEPPAASCPSSPRIRRRISLTKRLKSCPERGAHPLVGVLGTPHLLPPVCPQGLPHLVLEAETLLQAVPRPLQGPRAPAPRLRLCRGTCKSPTTQCPPPLPTAAALEPGPARPPPLGSAPEQLSHLLTGAAGIRGSSHPSQH; from the exons ATGGATCGGACAGCGGGCAAGGAGCTCGCCCTG GCGCCGCTGCAGGACTGGGGCGAGGAGACCGAGGACGGAGCGGTGTACAGCGTCTCGCTGCGTCGGCAGCTCAGTCAGCGCCTGAGCCGGGGGACCGGGCCCGCGGGCTGCCAG GCCCCCCGCCCCGCTGCGGACGCCTTCGTCCACTACCGCACGAGCAAGGTGCGGGCGCTGAGGGCGGCGAGGCTGGAGCGGCTGGTGCGGGAACTGGTGTCTGGAGACCGCGAGCAGGACCCCGGCTTCGTACCTGCCTTCCTGGCCACTCACAGGGCTTTTGTGTCCACTGCCCGCGTGCTGGGCCTTCTCctgccgccaccgccaccgccctTGCCTCCAGG GATAGAGATCgagaagacagagggaggaggtCTGCGTGTCAACAAGAACTTAAG GGCTGTGGTATCCGTGCTGGGCTCCTGGCTTCGGGATCACCCTCAGGATTTCCGGGATCCCCCTACCCACCCGGACCTAGGCAGCGTCTGCACCTTTCTGGGCTGGGCGGCCCCAGCAGGGCCAGAGGCCCAGGAGGCAGAGAAGCTGCTAGGAGATTTCCTGGAGGAGGCTGAGCGaaagcaggaagaggagcagccTGAGTCACGGACAG GACCTCCTGGCGCTGCCCAGACCCCTCGCCCCGACTCCCCGGAAGGCTGCTCGGAAGAGGAGGAAGGACCAGCGCGGGAAGGCCCTGAGCTCCTAGACTTTGGCGTAGATGAAGTGGCCGAACAGCTGACCCTGATGGATGTG GAGCTCTTTTCGAAGGTCCGGCCCTGCGAGTGCCTGGGCTCGGTGTGGTCACAGCGGGACCGTCCAGGGGCCACAAGCACTGCCCCCACTGTGCGTGCCACTGTGACCCAGTTCAACATGGTGATCGGTTGCGTGCTGGGCTCGGTGCTGGGAGAGCAGGGCCTGGCCGCCCCGCAGAGGGCGCAGCGGCTGGAGAAGTGGATCCAAATCGCCCAG CGCTGCAGGGAACTGCGGAACTTCTCCTCCCTGCGCGCGATCCTGTCCGCCCTGCAGTCCAACCCCATATACCGGCTCAAGCGGAGCTGGGGCGCCGTCAGCcg GGAACGGTTATCCACTTTCAGAAAACTTTCGCAGATTTTCTCCGACGAGAACAACCACCTCAGTAGTAGAGAGATGCTTTCCCAG GAGGAGGCCACCGAGAGCCCCCAAGAGGAGGACACCCTCCTAGGAAGCCTGCCCTCA AAACTGCCCCCAGGCCCTGTCCCCTACCTTGGCACCTTTCTCACGGACCTGGTTATGCTGGACACAGCCCTGCCGGATATGCTGGAG GGGGATCTCATCAACTttgagaagaggaggaag GAGTGGGAGATCCTGGCCCACATCCAGCAGCTGCAGAAGCGGTGTCGGAGCTATTGCCTGAGTCCCCGTGCACCCGTCCTGGCTGCCCTGCGCGACCAGCGCCAGCTCAGCGAGGAGCAGAG CTACCGTGTCTCCCGTGTCATTGAgccacccgctgcctcctgccccagctccccacGTATCCGGCGGCGAATCAGCCTCACCAAGCGCCTCA AAAGCTGTCCCGAGAGAGGGGCTCATCCCCTGGTGGGAGTCCTGGGGACCCCTCATCTCCTGCCTCCAG TCTGTCCCCAGGGTCTCCCCCATCTAGTCCTAGAAGCAGAGACCCTCCTCCAGGCAGTCCCCCGGCCTCTCCagggccccagagccccagcaCCAAG gctccgCTTATGTAGGGGGACATGTAAGTCTCCCACTACTCAGTGCCCACCCCCGCTGCCTACAGCTGCTGCCCTTGAGCCTGGACCCGCCAGGCCTCCGCCCCTCGGCTCTGCCCCTGAGCAGCTCTCACATCTCCTTACCGGGGCAGCAGGGATCAGAGGCTCGAGTCATCCGAGTCAGCATTGA